GTTTTACGCGTAACCAAACCGAAATCTCTTCCATCCATTCAAAACACGCCACGTACCCTAAGGATCAAGTCCTAAAAATCCTTAATAACGTATCAATCCTTACTCTTATTAACCAAACAACTATTATTATAATCTTCTTAACCTATGATTAAACGCCAAGGACCCTGCATGTACCTCCGTTGCGTACGCTCTAAGAAGGTGGTGGAGTTTTGACCCAAAAAAAAAAAAGATGGTGGTGGAGTAAGTAGCAATGATAAAAGTATTTAGAATAGTAATTGCTAACTCCTGACAATATCGTTTACAGCAAAACTATAGTTCAATATTATTATATATGTATTGGGGTAAATGTCCATACACTTTTTAACTTCTTTTTTTTGTCAAAGTACCTAGATAACCTAAGTACTATTTATCATTAAATACTTTTCATAACTCCTATGTACTGCTAAGCTGACACACAAAAAGACAATGCTCTGTGCTAAAATGTCAAAAAATAAAATATGAATTTTGTAAAAATTTTATGTTTTCCACAATTTCCAACTTCGGGCAAGAAAATTCAAAACTGAAGTTGCCAACCGAAAAAGTAATCAAAACTGAAGTTCCAAAAGGATTAATAAACTATAATTTCCAGCTTTCTAATTAAAACACAACTTTTATTTATTTATGGGGTTAAAAGACACCAAATAAACATAATGATTTTTCGTTTGACTGTGACAAGTTTGGACAGTGGCCATACCACTCACTGTCTCAATCGATTAGCAGCAATTCCATTACTTATTGCTAGGCCTGGACGTTCGGATACCCGTTGGCATTCAGATCAGGTTTTTCGAGTTTTCGGATTTTCGGGTTTACGCTTCTAGGTCCCATACTAAAATTTTATTAGTACGGATCGGGTTTGGATAATAACACTTCGGGTTCGGTTCAAAATTGTATTGCATCATAAAACCCATAAAGTAATCATATATCGTACGGGTTCGGGTTATATCGGTTCGGTTCGGATATAACCAAAGTAAAAAATAAATTTTTTGAAGTAAAACATAAATAAAAACATCTAAATTAAATAAAAATTAATCTATCACATATAAAATTGATAAAATAACAATAAAATGTTAAATCAAGCATGAAAACAAACATCATTTGTAAAAAATATGTATTGCATTATAGAGAGTAGACTTTTTATTTCAATGAACAAATTATAAAATACTTATTTATAAATAATTGTGTACTTAAAGTATTTATTAAAATTTTAATATTTATTATTATGTATAATATTACCACAAATATTGAATTTAATAATTGGAATACTTATATATATTTCAAAATATTTATATTGACTATTAATTTCGGATTTTTTGGGTTACCCGTTCGGGTTCGGTTAATAACACTTCGGGTTCGGATATTTTTTGTACCACCCTACAAGACCCGTTCGAGTATTTTTTATGTTTCGAGTCGGATAACGGATCGGGTTTTTCGGTTCGGATTCGGTTCGGATTTCGGGTTTCGGATTTTATGCCGAGGTCTACTTCTTGCTGGAGAGCTATTATTAGTCATTCCGGTAATTAACGCGCGTGCATGGCATCACTAATATCTATTATTACTACTATTACTATATAACTAATTGTACTTGGTGGTAGCTGCTCTTTTCTTCATCATTGGTGGCTGGTCTCGTGGAAGATTATATATTGTTTAATTAATAAGCTTTGTTTTTCAACATCTAAATAACGTGACTATTATCGTTATGGGTTAATTAAGTTTGACTAGTGGGTTCATTCGAGACCATCCAAAGCCTAAAACGAGTACATCCAAAGTGTCCGCATCGTCGCTTTAACAAGATTTTTTTTTTTTTTTTTTGACAAGATTTAGAGACTCTAAAACCATTCCACATGATGATGTCTCGAGTAACCAGTTTTAGTGCCATTCATGGTCTTCTTCCTTTCCTTTTGTTCTTCATACGGTTCCCGGCTTCCCGTATGTTTCTTTAAGTCGTTTCCTTCACGTTGCAAGACCAATGTTGGAGTTTAAGAGCTCTCCGTGGTAGATACGTTGGGGATAAAATATTAGGAAATTTTGAAAAGATCCATTATGATTGAGCAAACATGCAAGAAACTCGCTCTTGATAAAACTAGTAACCACAAACACATACCCATCGATCATCATCTTTATTATAGAAGCAACTTTCACCTTCAAAGAGAAGGAGGCACGTACTGTCTAGACAAACTAAACAGATCTTTACCCTCAAATGGCGATGTCCATTCTCTCCCATTCCCCACTAAAGCAGCTTCCTGCACTCCCATTGCCATGCCCATCGTTCTTGTCCTTCCATTCATGTTTGCTTCATATGGGGATGATGCCGCTACGTACTGTTGTTGGTTTGGTCTCGGACAAGCTAGGCCTCTGTCTAAACTCCAATCAATGTTGTTGTAATCCGAATATCCCGCTGACCCATCCGTGTTCCAGTCCACCCCAGATGAAGATGTTGATCCATACCCCGAGAAGAGCCCAAGAGAAGCAGCTGGTGCCACAGCATGCTGTGAAGAAGCAGAACCTCCTGCCGTTCTGTGACCGTTGTTCCCCTGGCCTTGATATTGTCGGTACTGAAGCTGCTGGTACATCAGATTTGAATTCAGATCACTAGGAGGCAGAGTTCTTGTGGGCAAGTAACCGTTAGATTGTGCCGCCTCATCAGATCTATTTGCAGAGTACCAATCGCTGCCTCCTGATACAGTAAAGGATGAATTCATGGTAGAGACAGGTAACTGAGTGCGTTGTTGTTGTTGCTGCATCGCCATAACTGGTTCCCTCTGCTGAAGTCTCTTGAATTGACCACCTTGAGCCGACACATAATGCGTTTCTTCTCTTGGCCGCGGCAGCTGTGTCTGTTGAGTTAACATGCGTTTCTTCTCTTCCATGGCAGCATTCTGTTGCATTTTCAACCACTGCAATTCCGTGTGAATTCTATCTACTCTTTCGTTTCCGGATTCTCCATTAACATAGCTGGATCCTCTGAGGTAACCGAGACTCTTTCTGTCTTCTTCTCCCCCTGCAGTATACATGCCTGAGTTAGGTTGCAACTGGGCGGCTACTCTGTTTTGGCTTTCCTGCACAGAAGGGACTCTGCTAACGGACGCATTATCACTAACATCCTCTGCTTTTACTGAAGCAGTAGATTGCTCTTCCTTCTGTCTTGTTAACGATTCCTCTGCTTTCTCAATATCCC
The DNA window shown above is from Brassica oleracea var. oleracea cultivar TO1000 chromosome C3, BOL, whole genome shotgun sequence and carries:
- the LOC106335166 gene encoding uncharacterized protein LOC106335166 isoform X1, with the translated sequence MSTVSKTKSRDKKIVNDSQKAPSQASGSIGATTGGAYNPLLGTFQTVETLNGSSSLHNNGRFRSIDDSDSTTADFDSVSNNGSWSGDSEDHKEKALPTTATAKQEAIPGAADNDNKREKMRLKNERKHQRQKEKRAQELHERCCQFLMSRKLEVLVQQVQVIVMGISHERATYALMLNEGKLEESVNWLLDDSGASVADTKLDPASGNLKLDISQELGRILELEREYKCAKQDVEKAVVTAEGDIEKAEESLTRQKEEQSTASVKAEDVSDNASVSRVPSVQESQNRVAAQLQPNSGMYTAGGEEDRKSLGYLRGSSYVNGESGNERVDRIHTELQWLKMQQNAAMEEKKRMLTQQTQLPRPREETHYVSAQGGQFKRLQQREPVMAMQQQQQRTQLPVSTMNSSFTVSGGSDWYSANRSDEAAQSNGYLPTRTLPPSDLNSNLMYQQLQYRQYQGQGNNGHRTAGGSASSQHAVAPAASLGLFSGYGSTSSSGVDWNTDGSAGYSDYNNIDWSLDRGLACPRPNQQQYVAASSPYEANMNGRTRTMGMAMGVQEAALVGNGREWTSPFEGKDLFSLSRQYVPPSL
- the LOC106335166 gene encoding uncharacterized protein LOC106335166 isoform X2, with translation MSTVSKTKSRDKKIVNDSQKAPSQASGSIGATTGGAYNPLLGTFQTVETLNGSSSLHNNGRFRSIDDSDSTTADFDSVSNNGSWSGDSEDHKEKALPTTATAKQEAIPGAADNDNKREKMRLKNERKHQRQKEKRAQELHERCCQFLMSRKLEVLVQQVQVIVMGISHERATYALMLNEGKLEESVNWLLDDSGASVADTKLDPASGNLKLDISQELGRILELEREYKCAKQDVEKAVVTAEGDIEKAEESLTRQKEEQSTASVKAEDVSDNASVSRVPSVQESQNRVAAQLQPNSGMYTAGGEEDRKSLGYLRGSSYVNGESGNERVDRIHTELQWLKMQQNAAMEEKKRMLTQQTQLPRPREETHYVSAQGGQFKRLQQREPVMAMQQQQQRTQLPVSTMNSSFTVSGGSDWYSANRSDEAAQSNGYLPTRTLPPSDLNSNLMYQQLQYRQYQGQGNNGHRTAGGSASSQHAVAPAASLGLFSGYGSTSSSGVDWNTDGSAGYSDYNNIDWSLDRGLACPTSPYEANMNGRTRTMGMAMGVQEAALVGNGREWTSPFEGKDLFSLSRQYVPPSL